CCGACCCTACCTTTAGAGTGAGGCAAAGATAACTCTAACCATTAAAAAAAATCGCCCAATTTAGTGTAGTGGGTTACCTACAGAAATGATACACTATAAGCAGGTTGCTAATTAGCTAAAGAAAGGAGTTTATGATGGCTGACAATAAAAACGTTATGACCCGCGATACTGAACAAATTCGGGATATTGTTCAAGACCATTGGACCAAATTTACCGAAGAGGATCTCAAAAAAATTGAGGCGATGCGCAATGAATTTGTAGGCATGGTGCAGCAACGATATGGCTACGCCAAACAACGGGCCGAAGAAGAAGTGGACCGCGCCCTGCGTATCTCTAATGCCCGCCTTGAGGGGATGGCCCAGAAGTTGCCCGGAGAGATGGACCAGGCCTTGCTGCGGTATCCTTGGGTAACTATTGTAACTGCTTTGGGGGTTGGCTTTATTTTGGGCTTTGCGCTCAAACCCCGCCGGTAGATAATCGCGGTCTATATTTGTAGTAAATGAATGTGGCCGACATCCGTTTGCTCTGGATGTCGGCCACAAAGTTTTTTGCTCAAACATAGTTGTGGACATTTCTCGAACAGGAGTTATGCATGGAACATTCATCTGTTTCTTTCGTTCCCTTGCTTATTGTTATTGGGCTGGCCTTCTTGGTTCCGCTTACACTCTCTCGTTTCAAAAAACTGGGCATCCCCATTGTGGTTGGCGAAATAATTTCCGGAATCATTGTAGGCAAGAGTGGCTTCAACTTAATCCAAGAGGGATTTGTACTGCGCATTCTATCAGACCTGGGGTTTGCCTATTTGATGTTTTTGTCCGGATTAGAAATCAATTTTTCGGCAGTGCTCAACAATGGCCCAGACAATGACGGAGCCAACGGGTGGCAACGTTTGCTGAGTAATCCGCTGCCGGCAGGTGTTATCCTGTTTATACTAACCCTCATCGCGTCAATTGGGGTAGGTTTTCTTATATGGAGCCAGAACCTTATTCAATCACCCTGGATAATGGCGCTGATAATTTCCACCACCTCATTGGGTGTTGTGGTACCGGTGCTTAAAGAGCGAGGCCTAACTGAAGGCCGTTATGGACAAAGCATCCTTATGGCCGCTTTGGTCGCCGATTTCGCCACTATTCTACTCATCAGCATTTTTGTGCTCTTACGCAGTCAAGGATTTACCGTGGAGATTTTGCTGGTATTGGTTTTGTTTGCCGCTTTTGTGGTGGTCTATCGCGTGGCCGCCCTTTTTCAAGAGCATTTACCGGCCCAACGGATTATTGAAGAATTGTCGTCAGCCACCTCGCAAATCAAATTGCGGGGATCGTTTGTGCTGGCGTTTGTGTTTATTGCACTGGCCGAGAGTTTAGGCATAGAGATTATTTTGGGGGCATTTTTGGCGGGCGTGATCGTGTCCCTTCTCTCCAATGGAGATGACGATATTTTGCAACAGAAACTGGATGCCATTGGTTACGGTTTCTTTATTCCCATTTTCTTTGTGATGGTTGGGGGGCAGTTTGACCTGCCCGCCCTGCTCAGCTCACAGTCGGCGTTGTTACTGGTGCCGTTGATCATCATCGCCGCCTACCTGGTCAAATTCATTCCGGCCCTGCTCTATCGCCTGGAATATTCCTGGCGTGAGACCATAGCCGCCGGTGTCCTGCTCAGTGCCCGCTTGTCGTTAATTATTGCCGCCGCAGCCATTGGTTTGCAATTGGGTATTATTTCTGAAGCTGTCAACGCTGCAATTATTCTGGTTGCCGTCATCACATGTACAGTCTCGCCTATTTTGTTTAATCTGTTGATGCCCCAAACCGAGCGGGAACGCCGTCGGATGATTGTTGTAGGGGCGCGTACCAGCGCCGCATTGCTGACCAACCGATTGATTGAGCGGGGTGTTGATACCGTTCTCGTCAGCAGTGGCGATACCAGCTTAGAACAACAAACATTGATTACCGGCGAGGCTTCGCCCGTACCCTGCAAAAACCACATCCGAGCAGGTGGATGAGTTAAGTAGCCGGCACAGGCCGTGCGGTTACCCCGCCACATCTTCGTCCTCATAGAAAAAGCCTCTGATTTTACGGTTTCCATTCCGGCAAGACTCTCCGGGAGGAATCCGAGAGACATGTGATAGACCACATCCATCTTTTTGGAGGATAATAGGGGTATCAGGAAAAAAGGATTTTCAAGATAGAGTTTATCCAGGCTCAATTGTCAGATGACTGATTATTACTATCTTCCCCTTTGTTACGGCTACGGAAACAACTGGCAGATGAACTTCTGGGATGCCGTTTATTATCTGGCCGTTCATCAAGGATTGCCCATCCGGGTTACCACCCCGGCAATTGTAACCCTGATGGCCGGCCAACCGCTGCCGAGCAACCGTTATGAAACCCTCCGCCACCACTTTATGAGCCACTGGAAGGCGGCGGTTGAAGCGGGCGAGCTGGCCGAATGCACGCCCGATAGCCAAAAAGCGGAAAAAAGCAACACCGGCACCCTGCGCCTGAGTTATCGCGGGCCGGGACGGGTTTATCTCTTTGACCTGCCGGGCTATCACCCTCACCCCCACCCCAAAAACAACATTATAAAACCCCGCGGGTACATTGAGAACGGCTGGAGCAAGGCGGTCAGCGGCGTGTACGCCAAACGCCTGCTCAACTTCCTTTTTAGCCAAAACAATGGCCGCCAACCGGCCCAGAGTAGCCCGGCGGCAGACGTTATTAACGAATTTCAGGCGATGGCCGCCGGGATAAGCTGGTCAATCCATCCCGGCCGGGTTAAAAAAGCGCTGCGTCTCCTGGTTAAATTAGGGCTGGTCAACTACCATTGCGGCCACTGTTGCCTCAACCTGGCTGCTTTTGCCGGCCCGCCCCCTTCTCCGGCCGGGGATAACGCGCAAACCGGCCAGATAGTTTTCCTGGCCGACTGGTTGACGGCTCAAGTTGAAGACCGTCACCGGGCCAATTTGGCCGGGGAGATTGTCAGGCGGGGGGCGTGGTCGCCGCTGCTCTTCTGGCGTATCTACAATGAAGTGCGGCAGTTGAGCGAACCGCAGCAACAACGGCTTTGCCAAAAATTGGCCGCTCTGCCTCCTTCCACCGGACAACGCCACCGCCTGGAATGGACATACCTGCTGCGCCAGGTAATGAGTGATTCTTGAGCCGTTTGCTTTAAAGACATTTTTGACCATTCATCCCCAAACATGAGATTTTGTGATATGATGGACAGGAATGTCTTTACAAGCTTAAGGCCGTAGAGCAACGTTACCCAAAAAAGAGACGCCGATTTTGACTTGGCGGTCCACCGGCGTCCCCTGACAGGCGGCAAGATAAACAGAAGGGTGTTGGCCGTTTCTATAATCCTGCCTTTTTGCATGATACCACAAT
The Anaerolineae bacterium genome window above contains:
- a CDS encoding cation:proton antiporter codes for the protein MEHSSVSFVPLLIVIGLAFLVPLTLSRFKKLGIPIVVGEIISGIIVGKSGFNLIQEGFVLRILSDLGFAYLMFLSGLEINFSAVLNNGPDNDGANGWQRLLSNPLPAGVILFILTLIASIGVGFLIWSQNLIQSPWIMALIISTTSLGVVVPVLKERGLTEGRYGQSILMAALVADFATILLISIFVLLRSQGFTVEILLVLVLFAAFVVVYRVAALFQEHLPAQRIIEELSSATSQIKLRGSFVLAFVFIALAESLGIEIILGAFLAGVIVSLLSNGDDDILQQKLDAIGYGFFIPIFFVMVGGQFDLPALLSSQSALLLVPLIIIAAYLVKFIPALLYRLEYSWRETIAAGVLLSARLSLIIAAAAIGLQLGIISEAVNAAIILVAVITCTVSPILFNLLMPQTERERRRMIVVGARTSAALLTNRLIERGVDTVLVSSGDTSLEQQTLITGEASPVPCKNHIRAGG